One genomic window of Trachemys scripta elegans isolate TJP31775 chromosome 15, CAS_Tse_1.0, whole genome shotgun sequence includes the following:
- the GP1BB gene encoding platelet glycoprotein Ib beta chain — protein MLLPSPSSGPRPSAIHPSSSGLPHLKRHHILHPSEQLLGETSAVPARPWQGGVLGLAFPLSCRAKWGTSRELSCVLADAPALFALLQHSSLVPEASRATICQELKMICWFLFLSLLGFLPLATPTCPSACQCSTNIVYCSSRQLTESSLPASFSPSAQTIYLNDNQLTSIPSGLLDNLQSLQVVYLWGNPWECDCNILYLRSWLQWQQNRTLYRNVVCASPEHLRGRIIAYLSEDELISTCQYWYCSIALISQICLFLFILLQAVLLLFIILFLHRFQRIANVARQTTKELHQHVDTWAPLSENACDID, from the exons ATGCTTTTGCCCTCCCCTTCCTCTGGGCCAAGACCCTCTGCCATTCACCCGTCGTCATCAGGCCTGCCCCATTTGAAGCGTCACCACATCTTGCATCCCTCGGAACAGTTGCTTGGTGAAACCTCGGCTGTTCCGGCGAGACCGTGGCAGGGAGGAGTCCTGGGACTAGCTTTCCCCTTATCTTGCAGAGCCAAGTGGGGAACTAGCAGAGAACTCAGCTGTGTGCTTGCAGATGCTCCTGCACTGTTTGCCCTCTTACAACACTCTTCCCTGGTGCCAGAGGCCAGCAGGGCAACAATCTGCCAAG agcTGAAGATGATCTGCTGgttcctcttcctttccctgctGGGCTTTCTGCCCCTTGCGACGCCCACCTGCCCCTCGGCCTGCCAGTGCAGCACCAACATCGTCTACTGCTCGTCGAGGCAGCTGACTGAAAGCAGCCTCCCCGCGTCCTTCAGCCCCTCAGCTCAGACGATCTACCTCAACGACAACCAGCTCACCAGCATCCCCAGCGGGCTCCTGGACAACCTGCAGAGCCTCCAAGTGGTCTATCTGTGGGGGAACCCCTGGGAATGCGACTGCAACATCCTCTACCTGCGCTCGTGGCTCCAGTGGCAGCAGAATCGGACCCTGTATCGGAATGTGGTGTGTGCCTCCCCGGAACACCTGCGGGGCAGGATCATCGCGTACCTGTCGGAGGATGAGCTCATCTCCACCTGCCAGTACTGGTACTGCAGCATCGCGCTCATCTCCCAGATCTGCCTcttcctcttcatcctcctccaGGCTGTCCTGCTCCTCTTCATTATCTTGTTCCTGCATAGATTCCAGAGGATCGCCAATGTAGCCAGGCAGACCACCAAGGAGCTACACCAGCACGTAGATACGTGGGCTCCCCTTTCAGAGAATGCCTGTGACATTGATTAA